The genomic region ATCGGCAACGCCGATCCGCGGCTTCAAGATGATGTCGACGGCACCTGCCTCCAACGCCTGCATCAGCGTTTCCGATCCTGCCTCCGTCAGCGAAGAGCACATGACGACCGGAACCGGCCGCTGCGCCATCAGCTTTCTGAGAAACGTAATGCCGTCCATACGCGGCATCTCGACATCAAGCGTGATGACATCCGGGACCTCATCCTGGATACGACGTGCAGCGGCGATCGGGTCGGAGGCTGCGCCCATGACTTCGATGTCCGGGTCCGAGCTCAACACCGCCGTCAGGGTTTGGCGCACGCTTGCCGAGTCGTCGATAATCAGAACGCGTATCTTTTTATGAGGCATCTATCGCGTCTTCTGAAAAATGGTATTTGCGACCTGTTTGACCGGAAGTGAAAATCCGCCAATGGATTCGGAATGACCAATGAACAGATAGCCGTTCGGCGCGAGACAATCGCAAAGCCGCGATAGAACGGCTTCCTGCACCTTTTTCTCGAAATAGATGAGCACATTTCGGCAGAAGATAACGTCGACCGGTGCGCCAATTGCGTAGCTATCGTCCATAAGGTTCAGCCGGGCGAAACCGATCTTCGATCGAAGCGAATGGTGGATGCGAACCTGCCGGTCGCCACGGACCGAACGCAGCACGTATTTCCGCGCCATGTCGGGGGGGACCGGATCCATCATCTCTTCGGGATAGATGCCACGAACCGCGGTCGACAGAACCTCGGTGCTTAGATCTGTCGCGAGGATCGAATATCCAAGCCGATAGCTCTGCCTGAAGTCTTCAAGGATCATCGCCAACGTGTAGGGTTCGGCGCCGGTCGAGCATGCCGCGCTCCAAATGCGAACCTCACCTTTGTCTCGCTGCATCATCGCGGGCAGAACATTTTCGACTAGGTAAGCGAAGTGGTTGGGTTCCCGAAAGAAATCCGTCTTGTTCGTCGTCGCGACGTCGATCAGATGAACGGCTTCGGACTCGATGCCATCTTCATCAAAAAGGAAGTGACAATAACTGTCGAGTGAGGCGTGGCCGGTGACGCGCAAGCGCCGCCGGAGCCGTCCCTCAAGCATCGTCACTTTGGTCGGCGGCATGCGGATGCCGCTATACCCATTGATGAAACGCGCCAAGCGATCGAAGTTGCGCTTGCTCAGGTTATCGCTGCGCAGCCGCGTATCTTGCCCGCGGTCGACGCTGAGGCCTTGAGAAGTCATACCAAAAGCTCCGTAGACCGGTTACGCAGCGGCCGCAGTTTGCGAAAGCACCGCCGACTCGGACGACGAGAACAGTTTTGGCAGGTCGACCAGCACGACGAAACCTTCGGGCCGCTGGACCACACCGGCGATGTAGTCCGAGCGCCAGCGAACGCCGATGTCCGGCGCCGCTTCGATCTGATTGCTGTGGAAGGGCGTTACTTCGAAGACCCGATCCGCCACAAGACCCAGGCACAGGACTCGCCCCGCAAGCGCCACATCCAAAACGAGGATGCGCGTGTGTGGCGTCGGCTCCGTCGGCGCCAGCCCGAGACGCTGGCGCAGATCTATAGTCGGTACGCCTTGGCCCCGAACGTCGGTGAGGCCAAGGAGATAGTCGGGACCGTGCGGAATCCTGAATGCCTTTCGGTAATCCAGGATCTCGCGCACTTCCCTAACGGGGACCGCGAAGACTTCGTCGGCCAAGCTAAACGTCACATATTGAGCTTCGGACCCAGCGCTGGTCATCACGCCGACTCCCGGAAATTTGCATCGTCGGCATCAGGGCCACCCGTGCTCAAGTCCAGGGCAAAGCCCTTCACACGCGACTGAAGTTCGGCAACGGTATTGCGGTGCGCGGACGAGGTCGCTTTCTTCTCAGCGGAAGCCCTGGCAAGCGCTTTCTGAGCGGCCGACGGCTTTGCCGATGTGATCCGCTTGACGGACGCCGAGCGGACGTTCGCAGACTCGGACGAGCGGTTCGAGTCGTCGGTCCGGAAGAACGCGATGCTCTGCTGAAGCTCCTCGGCCTGCGCCGCCAATTCTTCAGAGGTCGCCGACATTTCTTCCGAGGCACCGGCGTTCTGCTGCGTGACCTTATCGAGCTGCTGGATCGCCTCATTGATCTGCGAAGCACCGATATCCTGTTCACGGCACGCGGCGCTGATCTCAGCAACGAGTTCCGCCGTCTTACGGATATCCGGAACCAAGCGCGTCAGCATTTCGCCGGCTTCCTGCGCCGCTTTCACGGTGTCGCCGGACACCGCGCCGATCTCTGCGGCCGCAGTCTGGCTGCGTTCCGCGAGCTTGCGCACTTCGGATGCAACGACCGCGAAGCCCTTGCCGTGCTCGCCAGCGCGCGCGGCTTCGACCGCGGCGTTGAGAGCCAGAAGATCCGTCTGGCGGGCGATCTCCTGAACGATACCGATTTTTTCTGCAATCGTGCGCATCGCGTTGACTGCGCGGCTCACTGCGTCGCCGCTTGCTTCAGCATCTTTCGACGATTGACGCGCGATCTTCTCTGTCTGCGCAGCGTTATCAGCGTTCTGCTTAATGTTCGCCGCCATTTCTTCCATCGACGCCGATGCTTCTTCGGCGGCCGAAGCCTGTTCGGTTGCGCCCTGCGATACCTGCTCGGAGGCCGAAGATAGCTGCTGGCTGCCAGCCGATACGTTTCTCGAAGCCGCGACCGCATCCGATACGACGCCCCGCAGGCGCTCGACCATGCTTTCCAGGGCGTGACCCAGCGTGTCCTTGTCCGAAAGCGGCTTCGGCTGCACCGTGAGATCGCCACCTGCAATCTGATTGGCGATGTCGGCAGTCTCGCGAAGGTTCGAGGTCATGCGATTCATTGCATCGATGAGGTCTTTGATCTCGTCGTTGCTCTTTGCTTCAATTTGCTGGCCGAGATCGCCGATGGCGACGGCTTGAGCCAACGATACACCTTTCGAAAGGCCACGAGAAATATTGAGCGAAATCCAGATGGCCGCTGCGATTGAAACAACGATCAGAAGAATTGCGGCACTGATCAGAATGTTTCGCGACATCGCGTATTCGGCACTCGTCTCCTCATCGGTCGCTTTCATATTGGCGTCTGCCGCGTCTCGCACCCGGTCCGCTAAGGCGAGAAGTTCATTCTGCTTTTTTCGGGCATCCCCGATCGACAGGGCGCCAGCCTGCGCATTGGACTCGTTGGTGTTCAGCGTCGCAAGACGTATGACCTCGCGATTCTCTACAAGGTATTCATTATAGGATCGTCCCAAATCCGCCAGGATCGATTTCATCTCGTCGTTTGCGATCGACGTGATTTTCGGGAGCAGTACACTAACCTTATCTGCCGCATCTTCCGATTTTTTCTTGAACTCGGTTGTCAATGCGGGGTCATTGGTCATCGCAGCGTTCTTCTCGTTGCGAGACATCGTATTCAACGCGTTCTGGAGGTCGCCGATAAGCTGCGTCTCCTTCACGGGACCCGCAAGCATATCTGTGATCGCCGAGTTGAGAGAACTTAGATTGGCGATCGAAAGTCCCGCCATCACACAGGAGAGAATCGTCAGAACCGCGAACGTAGCGGCCAGCTTGGCCTTGATCGTGAATCGCATTGCGTTTGCCCTAAAATTTGGAAACCTTGTGGTTTCCAGCGCACTTCATGAACTGTTTGCGATAGCTTCGCCGCTGCTATCGAACGGAACTCGTCATGAGTCTCGCCGGCGCATCCATGCGCAGGGCCTTCAAAAAAACGCTCAAGCGACTGCTTTGAGCGATCCTCCTGTCGTTTCCGAATGGATCGAGAAAATATTCTGAAGATCAGGAAGCACGATAAACTCGCCTCCCTGCTTGACGACGCATTTCACATATTCGGATCGCCACCGCATGCCCACGCTCGGCGGCGGCTCGCTGCGGCAAAGATCAAGTGTCGTGACTTCGTTCACGCGGTCGGTCCGAAGTCCGATGAAGCTCGCGACTCCATCGATATCGAGTTCGATCACGACAGTACGACTGTCGATCGTCAGCGGTCCGGCTTCCATTCCGAATGCGACATGCAGATTCGCGAGGGGGATGACTTTGCCGCGGAAATTTATGACGCCGCCGACCAGCTTTGAAGCCGTCGGCACGATCGTCACGATCGGCATGTCCATGATCTCGCGGACA from Hyphomicrobium sp. MC1 harbors:
- a CDS encoding protein-glutamate O-methyltransferase CheR — encoded protein: MTSQGLSVDRGQDTRLRSDNLSKRNFDRLARFINGYSGIRMPPTKVTMLEGRLRRRLRVTGHASLDSYCHFLFDEDGIESEAVHLIDVATTNKTDFFREPNHFAYLVENVLPAMMQRDKGEVRIWSAACSTGAEPYTLAMILEDFRQSYRLGYSILATDLSTEVLSTAVRGIYPEEMMDPVPPDMARKYVLRSVRGDRQVRIHHSLRSKIGFARLNLMDDSYAIGAPVDVIFCRNVLIYFEKKVQEAVLSRLCDCLAPNGYLFIGHSESIGGFSLPVKQVANTIFQKTR
- a CDS encoding chemotaxis protein CheW; this encodes MTSAGSEAQYVTFSLADEVFAVPVREVREILDYRKAFRIPHGPDYLLGLTDVRGQGVPTIDLRQRLGLAPTEPTPHTRILVLDVALAGRVLCLGLVADRVFEVTPFHSNQIEAAPDIGVRWRSDYIAGVVQRPEGFVVLVDLPKLFSSSESAVLSQTAAAA
- a CDS encoding methyl-accepting chemotaxis protein codes for the protein MRFTIKAKLAATFAVLTILSCVMAGLSIANLSSLNSAITDMLAGPVKETQLIGDLQNALNTMSRNEKNAAMTNDPALTTEFKKKSEDAADKVSVLLPKITSIANDEMKSILADLGRSYNEYLVENREVIRLATLNTNESNAQAGALSIGDARKKQNELLALADRVRDAADANMKATDEETSAEYAMSRNILISAAILLIVVSIAAAIWISLNISRGLSKGVSLAQAVAIGDLGQQIEAKSNDEIKDLIDAMNRMTSNLRETADIANQIAGGDLTVQPKPLSDKDTLGHALESMVERLRGVVSDAVAASRNVSAGSQQLSSASEQVSQGATEQASAAEEASASMEEMAANIKQNADNAAQTEKIARQSSKDAEASGDAVSRAVNAMRTIAEKIGIVQEIARQTDLLALNAAVEAARAGEHGKGFAVVASEVRKLAERSQTAAAEIGAVSGDTVKAAQEAGEMLTRLVPDIRKTAELVAEISAACREQDIGASQINEAIQQLDKVTQQNAGASEEMSATSEELAAQAEELQQSIAFFRTDDSNRSSESANVRSASVKRITSAKPSAAQKALARASAEKKATSSAHRNTVAELQSRVKGFALDLSTGGPDADDANFRESA
- a CDS encoding chemotaxis protein CheW → MTQEIEVLTFDLQDETFALEASIVREIMDMPIVTIVPTASKLVGGVINFRGKVIPLANLHVAFGMEAGPLTIDSRTVVIELDIDGVASFIGLRTDRVNEVTTLDLCRSEPPPSVGMRWRSEYVKCVVKQGGEFIVLPDLQNIFSIHSETTGGSLKAVA